The nucleotide window CATTATAGATGGTGGCGACATGCTCAACCGCCATGAGGGTTTCTTACCTACCAAAAAAAATACGCAAGGCGATGTACCTTGCGCATCCAAAATATATATAAGGGGGGTCAATTAACGTACTTCCATCATAACGCTTAATTGTTTCACAGCTGTTACAATAGCATTAAAAACACATAACTTTTTTTCGTCATGTTCTTCGGGAACTTTTCTTATGCCTCTACCGTCTTCTCCAATTCTTCGACATAGGACTGCGCGTTTTGCGCCGCTAAACTTCCATCACCGGTTGCTGTCACAATTTGCCGCAGCGTTTTTTCGCGAATGTCACCGGCCGCAAAAATCCCTGCACGATTGGTTTCCATTTCTTCGTTCGTGACGATATAACCTTCTTCGTTCGTAATCCCCAAATCCTTCACAGCATTATTGAGCGGCAACAGACCGATATAAACAAACACACCATCGGTCGGAAAATCATACTCTTCGCCGCTTTTCACATTAACGAGGGTCACGCTGCTCACTTTTCCGTCCGTATCATGGATTTCTTTTACAACATGGTCCCACTTAAAATCAATTTGCTCATTGGTAAATGCCCGTTGTTGAAGAATTTTTTGTGCACGCAGTTCATCACGGCGATGAATGACCGTCACCTTTTTGGCGAAACGCGTGAGATAAACGGCTTCTTCAACCGCGGAATCACCTCCGCCAACAACGATAATTTCTTTGTCCCGGAAAAACGCGCCGTCACATACGGCACAATAGGAGACACCGCGACCGCCGAGTTCTTTTTCCCCGGGGATGCCCAATTGTTTATATTCCGCACCTGTAGTTACGATCACAGCGCGAGCTTTGTACGTTTTATTCCCCGCGTATATCGTTTTATATGCACCGCCGTCTTCGATCTTTTTAATGTCCCCGTAGGCATATTCAGCACCGAATTTGCGTGCATGCTCAAACATTTTATTCGATAGATCGGGGCCAAGAATGTGCGAATACCCGGGATAGTTTTCCACATCTTCCGTGTTGGCTACCTGTCCGCCCGGAATCCCGCGTTCAAGCATTAATGTTTTCATTTCCGCTCGGGAAGTGTACACTGCAGCAGTCATGCCCGCGGGACCCGCCCCGGCAATAATGACATCATAGATGGTATCTGTTTCTCCTGACATCGACCGACGCTCCTTCCAATTACCTTCTGTCTCTATATTATCCCGCTTTTCGGTTAACGTCTATTCATCTGCTCAATCCAACCCAAACGATAAATCGTGCAGATGTTCACACTGTACTTCGTCGCTTTTAAGGGCGCGGGTTTGCCATGCTTGCAAAAGCGTTGCTGCTTTATCATCACCATGATCACGCGCGAGCTTCCAGGCTTTTTTGCTTTTTTTATGGTACCCGCAATGAAAAGCGGCTACTCCGTAACGATAAAAAAATGCGCCGGCCATTTCAGGCGGGCTGTGTTTTTGTAAAAAATGGAACAATAAAAGTGCCTGCTCGTATTCCCCAAGCCGACAAAGCGTGGCTGCCAATTTGTGAATATGGCCTTTATTCAACGGCACCAATTGCCTAAGTTTCTTTTTCAACTGTTCAACTTCCCGGTCCTTACGCTGATCTTCGAGCAATAATGTTAATTGGCATAGCGCAGGCACATACATCACTTCCTCCAACAGGGTACGCAAGCAATGCATCGCCTCATCACTGCGCCCTTGAAGGTGAAGCGTTCTCGCATATTGATTGTATGAAGCATAATAAGCGGGATAATCCATCATTAATCCTTTGAGCAAACGCTCTGCTTTTTCATAATTTCCCTCGTTGATGAAGCGCCCAGCGCGCTCGTACTGTAAAATAAAGTCATCGGGGAAGGCAGGCTTTTCTTCATATTCATCGGCAAAAAAATCTTCATTCCCATCAAGTTTTACCAACTCAAGCAACTCTTGCGCATCTTCCACAAATTCTCCCTCCGGCGAGGAGGACAAATAGTGAAGCGCCGCTTCCTTTGATTTATCAAAAAGTCCGAGAAACGCGTAGTTGTTGGCGAGAAAATAATAACAATCATACATGTCGCCATCTATATGATCCAAGACGTGCAAGAGGGTCTCATTGGAACGTTCATACTCGCCCATGTCGGATAATATCGCTGCAAGTTGACAATGAAAAACCCCTTCCAGGGGCCTTAATTCAATCGCCCGTTTCAAATAACGGATCGAGCGATTCCACTCTTTATTTTTATAAAACGTGATTCCCCGGTCAAAAAAATATTCCGGATTTTGAAGAAAAGGGATCAACTGCCCCATGCGTTCACACGCCTTCCACATACTTTGATCATCGTTATTGTAACATAGTTTATGGCGCATCCCAAAAGATGGTGTATAGGTGATGTTTTAGGATAAGTCTAAAAAGTAGTAATTTTCAAATTTATGTGTATAATTTCCCGAGTCGGCAGGACTTCCCTTTTTTCAAAATTAGAATTTTCCTCAATAATCATTAACGATATAACTGAGTTTCCTAGTGAGGTTTAACCCTATAATAAAAAATGGATACCGAAACTTATCCATTTCCTTTCGTTATATCTTCATCCATAAAGATACAAGGCATCCGGTTAAGACTGTCTGCCTCCGATCACTAGTGGCGTGTTTCAGAGATCCTTTCCCCATTGAAAAATGGAACAGCATTCGTAGAGGATGAAGTTTAATCCCTCTCGGAGCAGCTCACCCTTCATTAGAGGGATTACTTTGTACTTCCGAGCAGAACGTGATTCGTTACCTGTTACCTCCCTCGCATCGGATATACGAATTGCTTGAATCGCCCAACGGACCACCGGAGACGCTCACGCCATTAGACGACCAGCCTTTACGGCTGTTACCGGACCTTTTATGCCTTTCTCTGGCAAAACTATCCGAAGATGCTCCGAGTTCGTCCATTTATCGTGCTATTAACAAAGGTTTTGTCCGTATAACGCCGGGAAGGAACTTTTGAAACAGTACACTAGTGCAGGGTGATTAATTAATCACTCACACCCATATTGTCATTCAAACCACGTCATAGCGTGGCTTAACTATTTTCCGGAAATCGCGCTTTCGATGATTCGTCTTTTTAACTTTCCAGCGTCCCTCATATTGGGGTTTATTCTTTTTTTAGGGACGCTAGGCCTTCACAGCGTCCCTCAAATTAAGATTTATTCTTTTTTCAGGGACGCTGGACCTTCCATCGTCCCCCTAAATGAGGCTTATTCTATTTTTAAGGACGCTGGACCTTCCAAGTGCATCCCCTCTTTAGAATGATTACAATTAAAGGTGCGACATCCCTTTATTGTCGCTGTTTGGAAAACCAATGCGAAGAAACGATCGCTATTTATTTCCCACGCCGTTCCGTTAGCGTATCCAACACTCGATCGAGGGGCAATTGCTGTTCTTCGAGCAAAACGAGAAGGTGATAAATAAAATCGGCACTCTCCCACGCCAGTTCTTCTCCATCCCGATTTTTTGCCGCTATAATAATTTCGGAAGCCTCTTCGCCGACCTTTTTTAATATTTTATCCACGCCTTCTTCAAATAAATACGTGGTGTACGCTCCCTCCGGGCGTTCATGGTTTCGTTCTGCAATCGTCGCAGCCACGGTCCGCAAAATCGTAAGATCATTTGATTCTTGCGCCGGTTCTTCGGAGAGCATGCTCTCCGTAAAACAACTGTATGTCCCGCGGTGACACGCCGGGCCTTGCGGGTGCACGAGCACGAGGAGGGTATCGCGGTCGCAATCATAACGAACATCGCTCACCTGTTGCACATTCCCGGACGTTTCGCCTTTATGCCAAAGGGTTTGGCGCGAACGGCTGTAAA belongs to Salicibibacter cibi and includes:
- the trxB gene encoding thioredoxin-disulfide reductase — protein: MSGETDTIYDVIIAGAGPAGMTAAVYTSRAEMKTLMLERGIPGGQVANTEDVENYPGYSHILGPDLSNKMFEHARKFGAEYAYGDIKKIEDGGAYKTIYAGNKTYKARAVIVTTGAEYKQLGIPGEKELGGRGVSYCAVCDGAFFRDKEIIVVGGGDSAVEEAVYLTRFAKKVTVIHRRDELRAQKILQQRAFTNEQIDFKWDHVVKEIHDTDGKVSSVTLVNVKSGEEYDFPTDGVFVYIGLLPLNNAVKDLGITNEEGYIVTNEEMETNRAGIFAAGDIREKTLRQIVTATGDGSLAAQNAQSYVEELEKTVEA
- a CDS encoding tetratricopeptide repeat protein, with the protein product MGQLIPFLQNPEYFFDRGITFYKNKEWNRSIRYLKRAIELRPLEGVFHCQLAAILSDMGEYERSNETLLHVLDHIDGDMYDCYYFLANNYAFLGLFDKSKEAALHYLSSSPEGEFVEDAQELLELVKLDGNEDFFADEYEEKPAFPDDFILQYERAGRFINEGNYEKAERLLKGLMMDYPAYYASYNQYARTLHLQGRSDEAMHCLRTLLEEVMYVPALCQLTLLLEDQRKDREVEQLKKKLRQLVPLNKGHIHKLAATLCRLGEYEQALLLFHFLQKHSPPEMAGAFFYRYGVAAFHCGYHKKSKKAWKLARDHGDDKAATLLQAWQTRALKSDEVQCEHLHDLSFGLD
- the hisIE gene encoding bifunctional phosphoribosyl-AMP cyclohydrolase/phosphoribosyl-ATP diphosphatase HisIE encodes the protein MENIVFDADGLIPAVVQDVNSKEVLTVAYMNRESLNKTIDTKETWFYSRSRQTLWHKGETSGNVQQVSDVRYDCDRDTLLVLVHPQGPACHRGTYSCFTESMLSEEPAQESNDLTILRTVAATIAERNHERPEGAYTTYLFEEGVDKILKKVGEEASEIIIAAKNRDGEELAWESADFIYHLLVLLEEQQLPLDRVLDTLTERRGK